A window of the Linepithema humile isolate Giens D197 chromosome 4, Lhum_UNIL_v1.0, whole genome shotgun sequence genome harbors these coding sequences:
- the LOC136999440 gene encoding odorant receptor 4-like: MINISNQLNLNRKIFLAIGLWPYQKSKFAQFYSICCFSILATFIIFQLTTFVTSKCTIDLVIQILSPTSAFISTLVVYYSFYNNSETVKYLIEQLQRICDNIKDKNEILIIERYANHAKRYTIMLITVAVYGISCVMGVQLWPTFCDIILSAKVTRPQYWLKMEYFIDEERYFYVSLLHTNVALIIASLTTIGTGALIIVYFQYACAMFQIASYRLEQAIQIYTVQGVILLNEKMIYKKIVCAIDIHRKAMMFTDQIISTFQMLLMILLISTVIVLSLNFYCALKAASLGYIKDFFTPSLIGSACLLFLFLCCFVVQQVTDENEHIFVTAYKIRWYLTSVRIQTLILFLLQRGNKPYGLYIGKLFPISLQFFATISNTSVSYCAVMYSVGW; encoded by the exons ATGATCAATATAAGTAATCAATTAAATCTGaatcgaaaaatattcttgGCAATTGGATTGTGGCCttatcaaaaatcaaaatttgctcaattCTATTCAATATGCTGTTTTAGTATTCTGgcaacatttattatatttcaa cttACAACATTCGTGACTTCAAAATGTACAATTGATCTTGTTATCCAAATTCTTTCTCCCACGTCTGCTTTTATCAGCACACTAGTAGTGTACTACTCGTTTTATAATAACAGTGAAACA gTGAAATACTTAATAGAGCAGTTACAACGTATTtgtgataatataaaagacaaaaacGAAATTCTCATTATAGAACGATACGCAAATCATGCAAAACGTTACACAATTATGTTAATAA CGGTAGCCGTGTATGGCATATCATGTGTAATGGGTGTCCAACTATGGCCAACTTTTTGTGACATTATTTTATCCGCAAAAGTGACTCGTCCACAATATTGGTTGAAAATGGAGTACTTTATTGATGaggaaagatatttttacgtatCGCTATTGCATACAAATGTAGCTTTGATTATCGCATCTCTTACGACAATCGGAACAGGAGCATTGATCATTGTGTATTTTCAATACGCTTGCGCAATGTTTCAAATTGCTAG TTACCGTCTCGAGCAGGCAATACAGATTTATACCGTACAAGGTGTCATTCTGCTAAATGAGAAGatgatttataagaaaatagtTTGTGCTATAGATATTCATCGCAAAGCTATGAT GTTTACCGACCAAATAATATCCACATTTCAAATGCTATTAATGATTTTACTAATATCTACAGTGATTGTTTTGAGCctgaatttttattgt gCTCTTAAGGCTGCGTCATTGGGAtacataaaagatttttttacgcCTTCTTTAATAGGATCTGCTTGCcttctatttttgtttctatgCTGCTTTGTTGTACAACAAGTTACCGATGAAAATGAGCATATATTTGTGACCGC ATACAAAATTCGGTGGTATCTAACTTCTGTGCGTATACAAacactaatattatttttgctgcAAAGAGGAAACAAGCCATATGGTTTATATATTGGTAAATTGTTTCCAATATCTCTACAGTTTTTTGCTacg attagCAATACATCCGTTTCTTACTGTGCTGTTATGTATTCTGTAGGATGGTGA